One genomic region from Reichenbachiella ulvae encodes:
- a CDS encoding DNA-3-methyladenine glycosylase, which produces MMNNPLILPKSFYLREDVVEIAKDLLGKFLVTNLNGELRKGMIVETEAYSQYDDKACHAYNGKRTKRTETMFLEGGHAYVYLCYGIHHLFNVVTNKADVAEAVLIRAIEPIECCNNNSNGPGKLTKALGINTLHDKSSLIDSSIWIEANEEDKLGDVVASKRIGVDYAGKDANKLWRFYLSESKWVSKK; this is translated from the coding sequence ATGATGAACAACCCTTTAATTCTTCCAAAATCCTTTTACCTCCGCGAAGATGTAGTTGAAATAGCAAAGGATCTTCTGGGGAAGTTTCTTGTAACGAATCTAAATGGAGAGCTGCGAAAAGGGATGATAGTAGAAACAGAGGCTTATAGTCAATATGACGATAAGGCATGCCATGCGTATAATGGAAAAAGGACTAAACGCACCGAAACTATGTTTTTGGAGGGTGGGCATGCCTATGTCTACCTGTGTTATGGGATTCATCACCTCTTCAATGTAGTGACCAATAAGGCTGATGTTGCAGAAGCAGTATTGATCAGAGCAATAGAACCGATTGAGTGCTGTAATAATAATAGCAATGGGCCGGGAAAATTGACCAAGGCATTGGGGATTAATACGTTGCATGATAAGTCTTCCTTGATTGATTCTTCTATTTGGATTGAAGCTAATGAAGAAGATAAGCTTGGTGATGTTGTGGCTTCAAAGAGAATAGGGGTTGATTATGCGGGTAAAGATGCAAACAAGCTCTGGCGATTTTATCTATCGGAGAGCAAATGGGTTAGCAAAAAGTAA
- a CDS encoding DUF481 domain-containing protein: MRTFIPILFLLFLCNNLLAQNPDTVFLSNTHVVIGEIQSMEYGVLTIETEYSEDDFTIDWEEVIGVNSSSEFIIMLRNKYRLKASLSMDAINPDYMIISSIEGARMFAQFKDIVYLKSSEDRFWDKLSFDIDGGYSFTRASNTTQFSVNGKANYTDTHFFINTYSSVIYNKVSEDTTTISTSRNNYGFTAQFFLKGSWFIIGNNDILQSEQQNLRLRTTGQIGLGKMLIRNNKVFVGVATGLASNTERFYNTDDKDQSYESLLQANINAYGYKDLRFSAQAQVYPSITVKKRIRANYTATLKYDLPLDFYIGLNTTLNYDNQPTEDATNFDFVFQSNVGWSF; encoded by the coding sequence TTGAGAACATTCATACCAATCCTTTTCCTACTCTTTCTCTGCAATAACTTATTGGCTCAAAATCCAGATACGGTATTCCTGTCCAATACGCATGTGGTTATTGGAGAAATCCAGAGTATGGAATATGGTGTACTCACGATCGAGACTGAATACAGTGAAGATGATTTCACCATAGATTGGGAGGAAGTAATAGGTGTCAATTCCAGTTCAGAATTCATCATTATGCTGAGGAACAAATACAGGCTAAAAGCCAGTCTTTCGATGGATGCCATCAATCCCGACTACATGATTATTTCTTCTATAGAAGGCGCCCGAATGTTTGCACAATTCAAGGACATCGTCTACCTCAAATCTTCAGAGGATCGGTTCTGGGACAAGCTTTCATTTGATATAGATGGTGGTTATTCCTTCACGAGAGCCAGTAATACCACGCAATTTTCAGTCAATGGAAAAGCCAATTATACCGACACCCATTTCTTCATCAATACCTACAGTAGCGTCATATACAACAAAGTCTCCGAGGACACTACCACAATCAGTACCTCTCGAAACAACTACGGTTTTACCGCTCAATTTTTCTTAAAGGGAAGCTGGTTCATCATTGGAAACAATGACATCCTACAGAGTGAACAGCAAAACTTAAGACTTAGGACCACAGGACAAATTGGCCTTGGAAAAATGCTCATCAGAAACAATAAGGTATTTGTGGGAGTAGCCACTGGCCTGGCATCCAACACGGAGAGGTTCTACAACACAGATGATAAAGATCAATCCTACGAATCCTTACTGCAGGCCAATATCAACGCCTATGGATACAAAGACTTGCGATTCTCTGCTCAAGCCCAAGTATATCCCAGTATAACTGTAAAAAAACGAATCAGGGCAAACTACACTGCCACATTAAAATATGATCTTCCGCTTGATTTTTACATTGGGTTGAACACCACACTCAACTATGACAACCAACCTACTGAGGACGCCACCAATTTTGATTTTGTCTTCCAATCCAATGTTGGTTGGAGTTTCTAA
- the hisS gene encoding histidine--tRNA ligase has translation MQKPSIPRGTRDFGPEQMVRRNYIFDTIKAVYQKYGFSQLETPTMENLSVLTGKYGDEGDQLLFKVLNSGDFLSKTEATDYESGSKNLLPKISEKGLRYDLTVPFARYVVMHRNDISFPFKRFQIQPVWRADRPQKGRYREFYQCDADVVGTDSLLCEAEIIMMINEVFDKLGLKNFTIKFNNRKVLSAITEVIGAPGKETEFCVAIDKLDKIGKDKVIEELVERGFSSENLSQLDPIFATNQSIDDNLNFLKGFFAANETGQKGIQEIEEILTYLKGYSIDNPHLELDLTLARGLSYYTGSIFEVKANDVKIGSICGGGRYDNLTGVFGLKDVSGVGISFGVDRIYDVLEELNLYPESHASSLQAMIVNFGNESMMAGIKVMQALRLEGINAELYPDNAKMKKQMSYANNKAVPFVIVIGEDEIKTETYSLKNMASGEQESLKLEEVISKIKNSH, from the coding sequence GTGCAAAAACCTTCGATCCCAAGAGGAACCAGAGATTTCGGACCAGAACAGATGGTCAGAAGAAACTACATTTTTGATACTATCAAGGCGGTTTACCAAAAGTATGGTTTTTCGCAACTCGAAACTCCTACCATGGAAAACCTATCGGTACTCACTGGTAAGTATGGAGACGAAGGGGATCAATTGCTTTTCAAGGTATTGAACTCGGGCGATTTCTTATCCAAAACAGAAGCAACTGACTATGAGTCTGGAAGCAAAAACCTACTACCCAAAATCTCTGAAAAAGGTCTTCGATACGATTTGACTGTTCCTTTTGCACGCTATGTCGTTATGCATAGAAATGACATCTCTTTTCCCTTTAAGCGTTTTCAGATCCAACCTGTTTGGAGAGCTGACAGACCTCAGAAGGGACGATACAGAGAATTTTATCAGTGCGATGCGGATGTAGTCGGAACAGATTCTTTGCTTTGCGAAGCTGAGATCATCATGATGATCAATGAAGTTTTTGACAAACTAGGATTGAAAAACTTCACCATCAAATTCAACAATAGAAAGGTCCTCAGTGCCATTACTGAAGTAATAGGTGCGCCAGGAAAAGAAACAGAATTTTGTGTAGCTATTGATAAGTTGGATAAAATCGGAAAGGACAAAGTGATAGAAGAGTTGGTAGAAAGAGGTTTTTCTTCTGAAAACTTGAGTCAACTCGATCCAATCTTTGCTACCAATCAATCGATAGATGACAACCTGAATTTTCTCAAAGGCTTCTTTGCAGCAAACGAAACTGGACAAAAAGGAATTCAGGAAATTGAGGAAATTCTTACTTATCTAAAAGGCTACAGCATTGACAATCCACATTTGGAGCTTGATTTGACACTAGCAAGAGGCCTCTCCTACTACACTGGTAGCATATTCGAGGTAAAAGCCAATGACGTGAAAATTGGCAGTATCTGTGGAGGTGGCCGATACGATAACCTTACGGGTGTTTTTGGATTGAAGGATGTATCTGGCGTAGGTATCTCCTTTGGTGTAGACAGAATCTACGACGTATTAGAAGAATTGAATCTATATCCAGAGTCACATGCTTCTTCACTTCAAGCAATGATCGTCAATTTCGGAAACGAAAGCATGATGGCTGGCATTAAGGTCATGCAGGCCTTGAGACTAGAAGGGATCAACGCTGAGCTATATCCAGACAATGCCAAAATGAAGAAACAAATGAGCTATGCCAACAACAAGGCGGTACCATTTGTGATCGTAATTGGGGAGGATGAAATCAAAACTGAAACCTATTCTCTGAAAAACATGGCCAGCGGAGAACAAGAGTCACTCAAATTGGAGGAAGTTATTTCGAAAATCAAGAATAGTCACTAG
- a CDS encoding tetratricopeptide repeat protein: MQPNPLPNRTKDSTAKTISEIDSMLEYAQEARVSNVQLAINIASEAREYAIQLEYLQGQAKSSCLLGLFYMITAKHDLATNFAHKAKELFEAIDDQKGIAETYYILGSVAYKSARHHEGLEYLYDGLRILQQLEDLPGQSRVLKAIGYIYESFQEYEKAEEIYHQSQSISKEIGDKNGESNACNSLSALYLRKGDIQHAQELIDRSIKLKKETGDKRGLAFAYYGKGKIHFHQKQFELALDYISQSLNKHKYVGEYLGAAMCHAKLGKIFFELDDLDKSLKCIEESLQCGEKLNNDEVRYHAFEYLYKISKKKGELVKALYYHEQFHECKSRVINSGTKSRIKSLESMWRMETLERDAKAQKEKADFTERKNQELRRFVSRVSHDLKGPLTSMIELNKVVKAEIKEENALFYFDMYHRGLKRLNETILDLLELTKLNSRELQFTEINFQDLITECLDSFHYYPNFNDIDFQLHIEENLKVLSDKGLINTVVQNLLENGIKYSKHGISDAYVKVSVRSMSEDYFAIIVEDNGIGIGEAYQEKVFDMFYRANDEVDGSGLGLFLLKSAIIKLEGDVKLESEEGVGTKIIVIIPVIPKSDN, encoded by the coding sequence ATGCAACCAAATCCGTTACCAAACCGCACCAAAGACTCAACAGCAAAGACTATTTCTGAAATAGACTCGATGTTAGAATATGCCCAAGAGGCAAGAGTCAGTAATGTTCAGTTGGCAATCAATATTGCGTCTGAAGCACGCGAATATGCGATTCAGTTAGAGTATTTGCAGGGACAGGCTAAGTCTAGTTGTCTTTTAGGGTTGTTTTATATGATCACTGCAAAGCATGATTTAGCGACCAACTTCGCTCATAAGGCAAAGGAGTTGTTTGAGGCAATAGATGATCAAAAAGGTATAGCAGAGACCTATTATATCTTGGGTAGCGTGGCTTACAAATCTGCCAGGCATCACGAAGGATTAGAGTATCTATATGATGGTCTTAGAATCCTTCAGCAGCTGGAAGACCTTCCTGGTCAATCAAGAGTTTTAAAGGCGATTGGGTATATCTATGAATCTTTTCAGGAATATGAAAAGGCCGAAGAGATCTATCACCAAAGTCAATCCATCAGTAAAGAAATAGGAGACAAAAATGGAGAGTCTAATGCCTGTAATTCGTTATCGGCATTGTATCTAAGAAAGGGTGATATCCAACATGCTCAAGAACTGATAGACCGAAGTATCAAACTGAAAAAGGAAACAGGGGATAAAAGAGGCTTGGCCTTTGCATATTATGGTAAGGGTAAAATTCATTTCCATCAAAAACAATTTGAGCTGGCGCTAGACTATATCAGTCAAAGTCTAAACAAGCATAAGTATGTGGGCGAATATTTGGGTGCCGCCATGTGTCATGCTAAACTGGGTAAAATCTTCTTTGAATTAGATGATTTGGACAAGAGTCTAAAATGTATCGAGGAATCGCTACAGTGTGGAGAGAAATTGAATAATGATGAGGTGCGATACCATGCATTTGAATATTTGTACAAGATCTCGAAGAAAAAAGGGGAGCTAGTAAAGGCGCTCTACTATCACGAACAGTTCCATGAGTGTAAATCTCGAGTGATTAATAGTGGTACCAAGAGCCGTATCAAATCGCTGGAGTCCATGTGGCGCATGGAGACTCTGGAGCGCGATGCAAAAGCACAAAAAGAGAAGGCTGATTTTACGGAGAGAAAGAACCAGGAATTGAGACGATTTGTATCCCGGGTGTCTCATGATCTTAAAGGTCCCTTGACCTCTATGATAGAACTGAATAAGGTGGTGAAAGCCGAGATAAAGGAAGAGAATGCTCTATTTTATTTTGACATGTACCATAGGGGTTTGAAGAGGTTGAATGAGACGATTTTGGATTTGTTGGAGCTCACCAAATTAAATTCAAGGGAATTACAGTTTACAGAGATTAATTTTCAAGATTTAATCACTGAATGTTTGGATTCGTTTCATTACTATCCGAACTTTAATGACATAGATTTTCAATTGCATATTGAGGAAAATCTAAAGGTCCTTTCTGATAAAGGCTTGATAAACACCGTTGTACAGAACTTGCTTGAAAATGGCATCAAGTATTCAAAGCACGGGATCTCAGATGCATATGTAAAGGTATCGGTTCGTTCAATGTCTGAGGATTATTTTGCTATCATTGTAGAGGATAATGGGATAGGTATTGGCGAGGCATATCAAGAAAAAGTGTTTGATATGTTCTACAGAGCTAATGATGAAGTTGATGGGTCCGGTTTAGGGTTGTTTTTATTGAAAAGTGCAATTATTAAGCTGGAAGGAGATGTTAAATTAGAAAGTGAAGAGGGAGTAGGTACCAAAATAATAGTGATAATACCCGTAATACCAAAAAGCGATAATTAA
- a CDS encoding ATP-binding protein, translated as MISSSGMQRSLTTLVFFLAIAVSSFAQKGNGNGVLLKIESMADDQEKVDLLLTVLDSASSLSDNLDIAKKAYLLSKQLNYKAGQARSAYYYGNELGENQAYIESKEYLTEALAYANDKVDLKLKADVLYCLALNLDEQNFIDSAFTYYQEALQFSDSIEYYYRSAQVNYSISGLYNAIGQNDRAIDYALEAEGIYQNHLIGKDASHVFNLLGIIYEETAKQGEAFKYYYKCLEAAERSGDVNGEVMVLNNLAILYDQIGKKEEAKEFYWTAIEKSHIHGFNELESYLQGNLGELYMDMGDTLKSFMAIKNAYALTEKYGDRCDLAYPLEGLGRLCIKRAKYDSALQLFDESIAIANECMNKPLLASAYRNKGVLYVTQSNFKEGINWLLKGEELAKETKLLDELKRTYFALYEANKKMGNASRSLDYYEAYQATKDSIMSEKEASEIARITSNYELEKKLQMLDYKKQADFMRLEYEIEKQTSDKNGLYVILAMAAVLGLTLGRAYFLLQKQNKKLQQINEEKNTLMGVVAHDLRSPLNNIKGLLSLVNLKEDSEQLTYSNMLNDSVDRMRDMIDRVMDISAIEEMKVNLNLGRHDLGKLAHQVTNNYRFVANQKRIKIVCEVDEKLHFANIDDKYTLQVFDNLMSNAIKYSNADTQITVYIEADNGNWLVKFKDEGLGISKEDMRKLFTKYQMLSARPTGNEESIGLGLSIVKKFVTAMGGEITCESELGKGSTFIVSLKKV; from the coding sequence ATGATTAGTTCATCAGGTATGCAGAGAAGCCTTACCACTCTGGTTTTTTTCTTAGCTATAGCAGTTTCTTCCTTTGCGCAAAAAGGTAATGGGAATGGTGTGCTCTTGAAAATAGAATCAATGGCTGATGATCAGGAGAAGGTTGATTTGCTCCTGACAGTTTTAGACAGCGCGTCTTCCCTCTCAGATAATCTCGATATTGCAAAAAAAGCATATCTTCTTTCTAAGCAACTTAACTATAAAGCTGGCCAAGCCAGGAGTGCCTATTATTATGGCAATGAGTTGGGTGAAAACCAGGCGTATATAGAAAGCAAAGAGTATTTGACAGAAGCTCTAGCTTATGCCAATGATAAAGTCGACCTAAAATTGAAGGCTGATGTGCTGTATTGTCTGGCACTTAACCTGGATGAACAAAATTTTATTGATTCTGCTTTTACCTACTACCAGGAAGCCCTTCAATTTTCTGATTCCATAGAATACTATTATAGGTCTGCTCAGGTTAATTATTCAATTTCTGGATTGTACAATGCCATTGGTCAAAATGATAGAGCTATTGATTACGCACTTGAAGCAGAGGGGATCTATCAAAATCATTTGATTGGAAAAGATGCTTCGCACGTTTTTAACCTGTTAGGTATCATCTATGAAGAAACTGCTAAACAGGGTGAGGCTTTCAAATACTATTATAAATGTCTGGAGGCAGCTGAAAGGAGTGGAGACGTAAATGGTGAGGTAATGGTATTAAACAACCTTGCCATATTATATGATCAAATTGGTAAAAAAGAAGAGGCCAAGGAGTTTTATTGGACAGCAATCGAAAAGTCACATATTCATGGATTCAATGAATTAGAATCCTACCTGCAAGGTAATCTTGGAGAACTTTATATGGATATGGGAGATACCTTAAAGTCGTTTATGGCTATCAAAAATGCCTATGCTTTGACAGAAAAGTATGGTGATCGATGCGATTTAGCTTACCCATTAGAAGGTTTAGGGAGGTTATGCATTAAGAGAGCTAAGTATGATTCTGCACTCCAGCTTTTTGATGAGTCCATAGCCATTGCCAATGAATGCATGAATAAGCCTTTGCTAGCCAGTGCTTATAGGAATAAAGGGGTGTTGTATGTTACACAATCTAACTTTAAAGAAGGAATCAATTGGCTTTTGAAAGGAGAAGAGCTTGCCAAAGAAACAAAATTGCTTGATGAACTCAAGCGAACCTATTTTGCTCTCTATGAGGCAAATAAGAAAATGGGTAACGCCTCTCGCTCACTTGATTATTATGAGGCATATCAAGCGACCAAAGATTCTATTATGAGTGAAAAGGAGGCCAGTGAGATTGCAAGAATTACCTCCAATTATGAGCTTGAAAAGAAGCTTCAGATGCTTGACTACAAGAAGCAGGCGGATTTTATGCGTCTGGAATACGAAATTGAGAAGCAAACATCTGATAAGAATGGTCTTTATGTGATTCTGGCCATGGCTGCAGTATTAGGGTTGACCTTGGGTAGAGCGTATTTCCTTCTGCAAAAACAAAATAAAAAGCTTCAGCAGATAAATGAGGAAAAGAATACCCTGATGGGTGTAGTGGCTCATGATCTGAGGAGTCCACTTAATAATATCAAAGGTTTACTGTCTTTGGTCAACCTAAAGGAAGATTCGGAGCAGTTGACTTATTCGAATATGCTCAATGACAGTGTGGATCGGATGAGGGATATGATAGATCGTGTCATGGATATCTCTGCTATAGAAGAAATGAAGGTGAACCTGAATCTAGGAAGGCATGATTTAGGTAAGTTGGCACATCAGGTGACTAACAATTATCGTTTTGTAGCGAATCAAAAGAGAATAAAGATAGTATGTGAGGTGGATGAAAAGCTGCACTTTGCTAATATCGATGACAAATACACCTTACAAGTATTTGATAACCTGATGTCCAATGCAATTAAGTACAGTAATGCTGATACTCAAATCACGGTATATATAGAAGCTGATAATGGTAATTGGTTGGTCAAATTCAAGGATGAAGGGTTGGGGATCAGCAAAGAGGATATGAGGAAGCTTTTTACTAAATATCAGATGCTGAGTGCACGCCCTACAGGCAATGAGGAGTCTATTGGACTTGGGCTCTCTATTGTGAAGAAATTTGTGACAGCTATGGGAGGTGAGATTACTTGTGAGAGTGAATTGGGAAAAGGAAGTACCTTTATCGTCTCTCTTAAAAAAGTTTAA
- a CDS encoding FISUMP domain-containing protein — protein MKTTLLTLSILLSSLAQLSAQEMTGVFFDPRDGKEYETIFIEVELEGGATVMKEWLGQNLNYAMEDGSYCYNNYEEYCDTFGRLYHWKAALKACPAGWHLPNDLEISVLTKKHGGTKSAGASFKEGGESGLNLIMAGFGEADGTFIDVGVNGYYWKKSEGSDSPGLLTIHNGVDYFTDESIDASHRNSVRCVRD, from the coding sequence ATGAAAACGACACTACTTACCCTATCAATCCTACTTTCAAGCCTTGCTCAATTATCTGCTCAAGAAATGACTGGTGTATTTTTTGATCCAAGAGATGGCAAGGAGTATGAGACTATTTTCATAGAAGTGGAACTAGAAGGCGGTGCTACTGTAATGAAAGAATGGTTAGGGCAAAACCTGAACTATGCGATGGAAGATGGGTCCTATTGCTACAACAATTACGAAGAGTATTGCGACACATTTGGGCGGCTATATCATTGGAAGGCTGCCTTAAAAGCTTGCCCAGCAGGGTGGCATTTACCCAACGATTTGGAAATTAGTGTCCTCACTAAAAAGCACGGAGGCACCAAATCTGCAGGCGCTTCCTTTAAAGAAGGAGGAGAAAGTGGCCTCAACCTGATCATGGCTGGATTTGGGGAGGCAGACGGCACTTTTATCGATGTAGGTGTCAATGGTTACTACTGGAAAAAATCAGAAGGTAGCGATTCACCAGGTCTACTCACCATTCACAATGGTGTAGATTACTTCACAGACGAAAGCATCGACGCATCACATAGAAACAGCGTGAGATGTGTCCGTGACTAA
- a CDS encoding C40 family peptidase, which translates to MFKNFVLTFGMLIFGLFIFTRCANDDAAKQQSFSLLRDSVKNVYAPDKRVALFTIELDREEDSWVLTGDSDQPEAVAVLRASLIKQGIEVEDKVHMLPDSTVGDSSYAIVNNSVANIRSDSRHSSELATQALLGMKLKVLKRLEEWYLIQTPDDYISWVDHGGVQLMTSSEQLRWSKMPQIIYMNNYGNVYQDEEETAIVSDIVLGGRLVKLGESSQYYKVSYPDLRVGFVRKSEASDFQDWREGVEPSGEQVISYAQSLLGSPYLWGGTSTKGMDCSGFTKTAYLMNGYIIPRDASQQVNAGEVVDPDLNFEGLEKGDLLFFGRFATDSTSQRVTHVGLWMGDSSFIHASKQVRISSVDPESPNYDEFNKSRYLGSRRYLGNEKGITKWY; encoded by the coding sequence ATGTTTAAAAATTTCGTCTTGACTTTCGGTATGCTCATTTTTGGGCTGTTCATTTTTACTCGCTGCGCTAATGATGACGCTGCTAAACAACAAAGCTTTTCGCTCCTAAGGGATAGTGTCAAGAATGTGTATGCGCCTGATAAGCGCGTTGCTCTTTTTACTATTGAATTGGATAGGGAAGAGGATAGTTGGGTGCTGACGGGAGATAGTGATCAGCCAGAAGCTGTTGCAGTTTTAAGAGCATCTTTGATCAAGCAAGGGATAGAGGTCGAAGATAAAGTCCATATGCTTCCAGATTCAACTGTAGGGGACTCTTCCTATGCTATTGTTAACAATTCGGTAGCTAATATCCGTTCTGACTCCAGGCATTCTTCCGAATTGGCTACTCAGGCACTTTTGGGTATGAAGTTGAAGGTGCTCAAGAGATTGGAAGAATGGTACCTGATACAAACACCAGATGACTACATTTCGTGGGTCGATCATGGTGGAGTACAATTAATGACCAGTTCTGAACAACTGCGATGGAGCAAAATGCCTCAAATCATCTACATGAATAATTATGGTAATGTGTATCAGGACGAAGAGGAAACAGCCATCGTATCTGATATTGTATTGGGCGGGCGACTGGTTAAACTAGGAGAATCAAGCCAATATTATAAGGTTTCTTACCCAGACCTAAGAGTGGGTTTTGTGAGAAAATCGGAGGCTAGTGATTTTCAAGATTGGAGGGAAGGGGTAGAGCCCTCTGGTGAGCAGGTGATTAGCTATGCGCAGAGTCTGTTAGGCTCACCGTATTTGTGGGGCGGAACCTCTACAAAAGGCATGGATTGCTCTGGTTTTACCAAAACGGCTTATTTGATGAATGGATATATAATCCCGAGAGATGCTTCGCAGCAGGTGAATGCTGGAGAGGTAGTTGATCCGGATTTGAACTTTGAGGGACTGGAAAAGGGTGATCTGCTTTTCTTTGGTCGTTTTGCGACTGATTCGACCAGCCAGCGTGTGACGCATGTAGGGCTATGGATGGGAGATAGCAGTTTCATCCACGCTTCGAAACAAGTGAGAATTAGTTCTGTAGATCCTGAATCTCCTAACTATGATGAGTTCAACAAAAGTCGTTATTTGGGTAGCAGAAGATATTTAGGGAACGAAAAAGGAATTACTAAATGGTATTAG
- a CDS encoding DUF481 domain-containing protein, with amino-acid sequence MSLNLSKLNSLAILLIFTATTAISQTPSDSTTQIRATGEKDVIILNNGDKIVGNIKSLDKSKLKFSTSYSTANFSIAWTEVTDLYSNDFYIINLRDGKKITGYLSISNGKATISSADSSFTIKTDYMEVVYLNSISQGFWDSLSLSIDGGYTHSKSGNNDQLTFRGNASYNSVKFNPDIYFNFVSNALDANDSIRIRKRRQNYGGNFRMYFAKSWFGITGADYLSSDELQLKLRSTYTLGLGYYPIRTHTMYLNVSTGTAINYEIMDEEAQSEENTSTEGFLTAEYNAFGLNNVNIVSSLNYYPSLTQAGRHRVNGKIDMKFNLPLDFYIGLGYTINYDSKPSNVEISGFDYVFQTTIGWSL; translated from the coding sequence ATGTCATTGAACTTATCGAAGCTCAACTCACTCGCCATTTTGTTAATATTTACAGCTACCACAGCTATTTCCCAAACCCCATCAGATAGCACCACACAGATTAGAGCAACTGGAGAAAAGGACGTAATCATATTGAATAATGGCGACAAAATCGTGGGTAATATCAAATCACTTGATAAGTCAAAGCTGAAATTCAGCACAAGCTATTCCACAGCCAACTTCTCCATCGCCTGGACAGAAGTCACAGATCTATATAGCAATGATTTTTACATCATCAATCTTCGTGACGGCAAGAAAATCACGGGTTATCTATCCATTTCGAATGGTAAGGCTACCATTAGCAGCGCGGACTCTTCCTTTACCATCAAAACAGACTATATGGAAGTCGTCTATCTTAACTCCATTAGTCAGGGATTTTGGGACAGCCTATCATTGTCTATAGATGGAGGGTATACGCACTCTAAATCCGGCAACAACGACCAACTGACCTTTCGAGGCAATGCCTCCTACAATTCCGTCAAATTTAATCCTGACATCTATTTCAATTTTGTATCCAACGCCCTGGACGCCAATGATTCCATCAGAATTAGGAAGAGAAGGCAGAATTATGGAGGCAATTTCAGAATGTACTTTGCCAAATCATGGTTCGGTATCACGGGTGCCGACTACCTGAGCTCAGACGAACTTCAACTCAAGTTAAGATCTACCTATACACTCGGCTTGGGCTACTATCCTATCAGGACACACACCATGTACCTCAATGTATCCACTGGTACAGCGATCAACTATGAGATCATGGACGAAGAAGCCCAGTCTGAAGAAAATACCAGTACAGAAGGGTTCTTGACAGCAGAGTATAATGCTTTTGGTCTCAATAATGTCAACATTGTGAGTTCCTTGAACTACTACCCAAGTCTAACTCAAGCCGGGAGACATAGAGTCAATGGTAAAATTGATATGAAGTTTAATCTTCCATTAGACTTCTATATAGGCTTAGGTTATACAATTAACTACGATAGCAAACCTTCTAACGTGGAGATCTCCGGTTTTGATTATGTTTTTCAGACCACAATCGGCTGGAGTTTATAA
- a CDS encoding DUF2911 domain-containing protein: MKHNKLFSMALAATMMLIGSVAMGQIETPAPSPAGKSYTKVGLTDIEISYFRPQMKGRKIFGEGNDYLVPFGQRWRAGANSGTVISFSTDVKVAGTDVKAGEYLLFLAPGAKEWEVILYSDKSLGANVGGIEDEKIAAKAMIEAGKLSETVEALTYQIADLSADSKSANIQMAWENTVLNIPVTVDFDDAVMKAIAANTKVNPGNLITAARYYYDTNRDLDQALAWVNTYLAEGDNGKQFWNLYLKAQILAKKGDKKEAIKVAKESKELAANFPSGDFGYVKRNEDLIASLK; encoded by the coding sequence ATGAAACATAACAAACTTTTTTCTATGGCCTTAGCTGCTACCATGATGCTAATTGGATCTGTGGCTATGGGACAAATTGAAACTCCTGCACCAAGCCCAGCAGGGAAATCTTATACCAAAGTGGGTTTAACAGACATTGAGATTTCCTACTTCCGACCACAAATGAAAGGCAGAAAGATATTTGGTGAAGGTAATGATTACCTTGTACCCTTTGGTCAGAGATGGAGAGCAGGTGCTAATTCAGGTACTGTAATTAGCTTCAGCACTGATGTAAAAGTAGCAGGAACTGATGTAAAGGCTGGTGAATACTTGCTATTCTTGGCTCCAGGTGCTAAAGAATGGGAGGTCATTCTATACAGCGACAAGTCTCTAGGTGCCAATGTAGGTGGTATCGAAGATGAAAAGATTGCCGCAAAAGCGATGATCGAAGCTGGAAAATTAAGCGAAACGGTAGAAGCTCTAACTTATCAGATTGCAGACTTGAGCGCTGATAGCAAATCTGCAAATATTCAAATGGCTTGGGAAAACACTGTTTTAAATATCCCTGTGACTGTAGACTTTGACGATGCAGTGATGAAAGCTATTGCTGCAAATACCAAAGTAAATCCGGGTAACCTGATCACAGCAGCAAGATATTACTATGATACAAATAGAGATTTGGATCAAGCATTGGCATGGGTCAATACTTACCTCGCAGAAGGAGACAATGGCAAACAATTTTGGAATCTGTATTTGAAAGCTCAAATTCTAGCCAAAAAAGGAGACAAAAAAGAAGCAATCAAAGTAGCAAAAGAATCGAAAGAATTGGCTGCTAATTTCCCAAGTGGAGACTTTGGTTATGTCAAAAGAAATGAAGATCTAATTGCTTCTTTGAAGTAA